One genomic segment of Anguilla anguilla isolate fAngAng1 chromosome 2, fAngAng1.pri, whole genome shotgun sequence includes these proteins:
- the LOC118221580 gene encoding phospholipase A2-like isoform X1: MTALYLLILLCSVHMASLAPERSHRSKRGLLELAGLIKCSTGRHALAYMMYGCYCGLGGQGWPRDKADWCCHKHDCCYEKAEDAGCHTKTDKYQWSCEEAETNCDALKDKCEKRLCKCDKEAARCLRKAPFIPKYSVWPDFLCGPEYPTCSYY, encoded by the exons TACACATGGCTTCCTTGGCTCCAGAGAGGTCCCATCGGAGTAAGAGGGGCTTGCTGGAGCTGGCTGGACTCATTAAGTGCAGCACAGGGCGGCATGCTCTTGCCTATATGATGTATGGATGCTACTGTGGCCTGGGTGGTCAGGGCTGGCCTAGGGATAAAGCAGACTG GTGTTGTCATAAACATGACTGTTGCTATGAAAAAGCTGAGGATGCAGGTTgccacacaaagacagacaagTACCAGTGGTCGTGTGAGGAAGCCGAGACAAACTGTG ATGCCTTGAAGGACAAATGTGAGAAAAGGCTTTGCAAGTGCGACAAGGAGGCAGCCAGGTGTTTGCGAAAAGCACCATTCATACCAAAATATTCTGTATGGCCAGACTTCCTATGTGGACCTGAATATCCAACATGCAGTTATTACTAA
- the LOC118221580 gene encoding phospholipase A2-like isoform X2, with protein MTALYLLILLCSVHMASLAPERSHRSKRGLLELAGLIKCSTGRHALAYMMYGCYCGLGGQGWPRDKADWCCHKHDCCYEKAEDAGCHTKTDKYQWSCEEAETNCAVSKPDSEMP; from the exons TACACATGGCTTCCTTGGCTCCAGAGAGGTCCCATCGGAGTAAGAGGGGCTTGCTGGAGCTGGCTGGACTCATTAAGTGCAGCACAGGGCGGCATGCTCTTGCCTATATGATGTATGGATGCTACTGTGGCCTGGGTGGTCAGGGCTGGCCTAGGGATAAAGCAGACTG GTGTTGTCATAAACATGACTGTTGCTATGAAAAAGCTGAGGATGCAGGTTgccacacaaagacagacaagTACCAGTGGTCGTGTGAGGAAGCCGAGACAAACTGTG cAGTCAGTAAGCCGGATTCAGAG ATGCCTTGA